One segment of Spiroplasma cantharicola DNA contains the following:
- a CDS encoding ABC transporter permease codes for MFFYTSFKFSILSIIKSKTFIAINSIFLLLIILLNLSFGLFIRISQSEMAQLFLLEYINIIIIMIQITVLSLLFSNDFFYNQKRNGIKTIEVKNGMKIWQIFFSKLVAIILMIFLVSFCISTIVVIENLIIFSENIYVTKLIFVNLYLIFLVPFFIFSLNLIILCLNMQKLTLIFSSFFLGLLSLFHFFNAAVYDFESYNPEAAGSNNVEISNYDIYFNYYILDYKKNNKSENKLLLDLEEYNSENLNLKELLYYDGEENLECNELEKNELTCDVKKYYRYFLSYNSFYRSGGLFYDIDLFNKFNKEFLVNFANYRELKFNEDLIEKNILFKELYNFDIEKSKYDLFEKNNYLINSSNILIELKFYIKNLEKYFKNNQELNYYYSDLKKINNVILDMYEKGFYFKNELYFLSNSIGQVSKDDYNIFREDFISLSPIEKRQKVFELQDISNGKSVHQSILFYIINNYKGDKLYTNKVQKPNDYIPNFYKMSNYYTSPFLWLEFFAKFGFVEKKFDNISTINSSHFIQTNNFLKLDYDIYQEDESSIERFIIKDYNYRGPNTALLVFLILLYCTLLIVLSYVFYKMNFYK; via the coding sequence ATGTTTTTTTATACATCTTTTAAATTTTCAATTTTAAGTATTATTAAATCAAAAACTTTTATAGCAATTAATTCTATATTTTTATTATTAATTATTTTATTAAACTTATCTTTTGGATTGTTTATAAGAATTTCACAAAGCGAAATGGCACAGTTATTTTTACTAGAATATATCAATATTATTATAATTATGATTCAAATAACAGTTCTTTCGCTCTTATTTTCAAATGATTTCTTCTATAATCAAAAGAGAAATGGAATTAAAACAATAGAGGTCAAAAATGGAATGAAAATTTGACAAATATTTTTTTCAAAGTTAGTTGCTATAATATTAATGATATTTTTAGTATCGTTTTGTATCTCAACTATTGTTGTAATAGAGAATTTAATTATTTTTAGTGAAAATATTTATGTTACAAAATTAATTTTTGTTAATTTGTATTTAATTTTTCTTGTTCCTTTCTTTATATTTAGCTTAAATTTAATAATTTTATGTCTTAATATGCAAAAACTTACTTTAATATTTTCAAGTTTTTTTCTAGGCTTACTTAGTTTATTTCATTTTTTTAATGCTGCTGTGTATGACTTTGAGAGCTATAATCCAGAAGCTGCTGGTTCTAACAATGTTGAAATATCCAATTATGATATTTATTTCAATTACTACATTTTAGATTATAAAAAAAATAATAAGAGCGAAAATAAATTATTGCTGGATTTAGAAGAATATAATAGTGAAAATTTAAATTTAAAAGAGTTATTATATTATGATGGAGAAGAAAATCTTGAGTGCAATGAATTAGAAAAAAATGAACTTACTTGTGATGTTAAAAAATATTATAGATATTTTTTAAGTTATAATTCATTTTATAGAAGCGGGGGTCTTTTCTATGATATTGATCTCTTTAATAAATTTAACAAAGAATTTCTAGTAAATTTTGCAAACTATAGAGAATTAAAATTTAATGAGGATCTAATAGAAAAAAATATTTTATTTAAGGAATTATATAACTTTGATATTGAAAAATCTAAATATGATTTATTTGAAAAAAATAACTATTTAATAAATAGTTCTAATATTCTTATAGAATTAAAATTTTATATTAAAAATTTAGAAAAATATTTTAAAAATAATCAGGAGTTAAATTACTACTATAGTGATTTAAAAAAAATAAATAATGTTATTTTAGACATGTACGAAAAGGGTTTCTATTTTAAAAATGAATTGTATTTTTTAAGTAATTCTATAGGTCAAGTATCAAAAGACGATTATAATATTTTTAGAGAAGATTTTATATCACTAAGTCCAATAGAAAAAAGACAAAAAGTTTTTGAATTGCAAGATATATCAAATGGAAAATCTGTTCATCAATCAATTCTTTTTTATATAATTAATAATTATAAGGGTGATAAGTTATATACAAATAAAGTTCAAAAACCAAATGACTATATACCAAATTTCTATAAAATGTCTAATTATTATACAAGTCCATTTTTATGATTAGAATTTTTTGCAAAATTTGGTTTTGTTGAAAAGAAATTTGATAATATAAGTACGATTAATAGTTCACATTTTATTCAAACAAATAATTTTTTAAAATTGGATTATGATATTTATCAAGAAGATGAAAGTTCAATTGAAAGATTCATAATTAAAGATTATAATTATAGAGGTCCAAATACTGCCTTGTTAGTTTTTTTAATTTTACTTTATTGCACATTATTAATAGTTCTTTCCTATGTATTCTATAAAATGAATTTTTATAAATAA
- a CDS encoding FtsX-like permease family protein, which yields MFRTAVQQVKRNWKISLSTFFIIFISSTFISTFLNIFLSTLGQTEDEFNTAGFAVIYFSMVLLISVIMVKITTNMNFELKRDQYYDLRILGFKNSQIRKIIFYENIIFILPFMILSYIISYPLSMLFIEQLKRDAIFSESFKLIINPIQIIIYILLATLFVLLLLFISTKKINIINTKKIITRKKEIISIIISTIISLFLLASSIGIYISGPTIDGATYLFGGLFLIASIAVIIKPLCKLIIYFLNIVFCKNKTTVFCLKEFEHSKNKLLNISIMYIITAFFASYSFSFLNFKSERPIAYLEIDPNEIYANGLAFLGKIIFIVVGVYSFAMSISSTAIFILENKNTYLSLMIMGYRTSNIIWHIVKQSILLCIITTLFSYIPSLFIIITIDKKIITELMWLWITIPIFVLSTFLITAISIVVPVIKSNKK from the coding sequence ATGTTTAGAACAGCTGTTCAACAAGTAAAAAGAAATTGAAAAATTTCATTATCTACATTCTTTATAATTTTTATTTCTTCAACTTTTATTTCTACATTTTTAAATATTTTTTTATCAACATTGGGTCAAACAGAAGATGAGTTTAATACTGCAGGATTTGCTGTAATTTATTTCTCAATGGTTTTATTAATATCTGTGATAATGGTAAAAATAACTACTAACATGAATTTTGAGTTAAAGAGAGATCAATATTATGATCTTAGAATTTTAGGATTTAAAAATAGTCAAATAAGAAAAATAATATTTTATGAAAACATTATATTTATTTTACCATTTATGATATTGTCATATATTATTTCATATCCTTTATCAATGTTATTTATTGAGCAATTAAAAAGAGATGCAATCTTTAGTGAATCTTTTAAACTTATTATAAATCCAATTCAAATTATAATTTATATTTTATTAGCAACTTTATTTGTATTACTACTATTATTTATATCAACTAAAAAAATAAATATTATTAATACCAAAAAAATAATTACAAGAAAAAAAGAAATTATTTCAATAATAATTTCTACTATAATTTCACTATTTCTATTGGCATCTTCTATAGGGATTTATATATCAGGACCAACAATTGATGGGGCAACATATTTATTTGGTGGGTTATTTCTCATTGCGTCTATTGCAGTGATTATTAAACCCTTATGTAAATTAATTATTTACTTTTTAAATATAGTTTTTTGTAAGAATAAAACAACAGTATTTTGTTTAAAGGAGTTTGAACATTCAAAAAACAAATTACTAAATATTTCAATAATGTATATAATAACAGCATTTTTTGCCTCTTATTCCTTTTCATTTTTGAACTTTAAAAGTGAAAGACCAATTGCATATTTGGAGATTGATCCAAATGAAATTTATGCAAATGGCTTAGCATTCTTGGGAAAAATAATTTTTATAGTTGTTGGTGTTTATTCTTTTGCCATGTCAATATCTAGTACTGCTATTTTTATACTTGAAAACAAGAATACGTATCTATCACTTATGATAATGGGATATAGAACATCAAATATTATTTGACATATAGTTAAACAATCAATTTTACTATGCATAATAACAACACTTTTTTCTTATATACCTTCATTATTTATAATAATAACAATTGATAAAAAAATTATAACTGAACTTATGTGACTATGAATCACTATTCCAATATTTGTTTTGTCAACATTTTTAATTACTGCAATATCAATTGTAGTTCCAGTAATTAAATCAAATAAAAAATAA
- a CDS encoding lipoprotein: MKKILTAFTAFTLFASTSLSVISCETEKGFYFPDQPKNGEDIVNSLDNYIFEQERMQGIWSKEQEECQYCSKDEQDAIKLKSEAWQRYWICETFIRAFSAYKMTQLGYDYLKSNKWPGEAYMSIPLSIFDDFVDSWQKDETLNSNTKEYMLEIQKWAKKEAIHE, encoded by the coding sequence ATGAAAAAGATATTAACAGCATTTACAGCATTTACATTATTTGCTTCAACCTCACTTTCTGTTATTTCTTGTGAAACAGAAAAGGGATTTTATTTCCCAGATCAACCAAAAAATGGAGAGGATATTGTAAATAGTTTAGATAATTATATTTTTGAGCAAGAGCGCATGCAAGGGATTTGATCAAAGGAACAGGAAGAATGTCAATATTGTAGTAAAGATGAACAAGATGCAATAAAATTGAAAAGTGAAGCTTGACAAAGATATTGAATCTGTGAAACATTTATTAGAGCTTTTTCAGCCTATAAAATGACACAATTAGGATATGACTATTTAAAGTCTAATAAATGACCTGGGGAGGCTTATATGTCAATTCCTCTCTCTATTTTTGATGACTTTGTTGATTCTTGACAAAAAGATGAAACTTTAAATAGTAATACAAAAGAGTATATGTTAGAGATTCAAAAATGAGCAAAAAAAGAAGCCATTCACGAATAA
- a CDS encoding lipoprotein has protein sequence MKKILTLFTAFTLFASTSLSVISCETEKGFYLPDQPKNGEDIVNSLDNYHIEQERMEVISGKELDECKYCSKDEQNTIKLKSEAWQRSWIYEAFILAFLSYKMTQLEYDYLESKKIPEETYIIITLSIFDDFVGYRQKDETLNNNTKEYILEIQKWAKKEAIHE, from the coding sequence ATGAAAAAAATATTAACTTTATTTACAGCATTTACATTATTTGCTTCAACCTCGCTTTCTGTTATTTCTTGTGAAACGGAAAAGGGATTTTATTTACCAGATCAACCAAAAAATGGAGAAGATATTGTAAATAGTTTAGATAATTACCATATTGAGCAAGAGCGCATGGAAGTGATTTCAGGAAAGGAACTTGATGAATGTAAATATTGTAGTAAAGATGAACAAAATACAATAAAATTGAAAAGTGAAGCTTGACAAAGAAGTTGAATCTATGAAGCATTTATTTTAGCTTTTTTATCTTATAAAATGACACAATTAGAATATGACTATTTAGAGTCTAAAAAAATACCTGAAGAGACTTATATCATAATTACTCTCTCTATTTTTGATGACTTTGTTGGTTATCGACAAAAAGATGAAACTTTAAATAATAATACAAAAGAGTATATATTGGAGATTCAAAAATGAGCAAAAAAAGAAGCCATTCACGAATAA
- a CDS encoding ATP-binding cassette domain-containing protein has protein sequence MIKISNLVYLYKNRKVVDISKLIIKQGEKIAIVGLNGAGKTTLVEIILKLKKPYEGEVIFDRNYISNAVFQDSNFISDINLREIFYLYCNLYSIKKSHFKYFQKFNLLDVENNKFKNISGGQQQKFKFLISLLNDPTLLVLDEISTSLDYIWRNKIVDIINQYLEIKKEIILLLISHDPKEIASICNRVLFMKTGKIIIDINLKGSYKQRQKDIERLMKESV, from the coding sequence ATGATAAAGATTTCAAATTTAGTTTATCTTTACAAAAATAGAAAAGTAGTAGATATTAGCAAATTAATAATTAAACAAGGAGAAAAAATTGCTATAGTTGGGCTTAATGGGGCAGGAAAAACTACTCTTGTAGAAATTATTTTAAAATTAAAAAAACCTTATGAGGGAGAAGTAATTTTTGATAGGAACTATATATCAAATGCTGTTTTTCAAGATTCAAATTTTATTTCAGATATAAATCTAAGAGAAATTTTTTATTTATATTGTAATCTGTATTCAATAAAAAAAAGTCATTTTAAATATTTTCAAAAATTTAATTTACTTGATGTTGAAAATAATAAATTCAAAAATATATCAGGTGGGCAACAACAAAAATTTAAATTTTTAATTTCGCTTTTAAATGATCCAACTTTATTGGTTCTAGATGAAATATCAACCTCGCTTGATTATATATGAAGAAATAAAATTGTTGATATTATTAATCAATATTTGGAAATTAAAAAAGAAATAATTTTACTACTTATTTCTCATGATCCAAAAGAGATTGCAAGTATTTGCAACAGGGTTCTTTTTATGAAAACAGGAAAAATAATTATTGATATTAATTTGAAAGGTTCATACAAACAAAGACAGAAAGATATTGAAAGGTTGATGAAAGAAAGTGTATAA
- a CDS encoding ATP-binding cassette domain-containing protein has protein sequence MGQENYSCRNYFKIEKTYEGEVIFDRNYISNAVFQDSNFISDINLREIFYLYCNLYSIKKSHFKYFQKFNLLDVENNKFKNISGGQQQKFKFLISLLNDPTLLILDEISTSLDYIWRNKIVDVINQYLEIKKEIILLLISHDPKEIASICNRVLFMKREKIIIDINLKGSYKQRQKDIEGLMKESI, from the coding sequence ATGGGGCAGGAAAACTACTCTTGTAGAAATTATTTTAAAATTGAAAAAACTTATGAGGGAGAAGTTATTTTTGATAGGAACTATATATCAAATGCTGTTTTTCAAGATTCAAATTTTATTTCAGATATAAATCTAAGAGAAATTTTTTATTTATATTGTAATCTGTATTCAATAAAAAAAAGTCATTTTAAATATTTTCAAAAATTTAATTTACTTGATGTTGAAAATAATAAATTCAAAAATATATCAGGTGGGCAACAACAAAAATTTAAATTTTTAATTTCGCTTTTAAATGATCCAACTTTATTGATTCTAGATGAAATATCAACCTCGCTTGATTATATATGAAGAAATAAAATTGTTGATGTTATTAATCAATATTTGGAAATTAAAAAAGAAATAATTTTACTACTTATTTCTCATGATCCAAAAGAGATTGCAAGTATTTGCAACAGGGTTCTTTTTATGAAAAGAGAAAAAATAATTATTGATATTAATTTAAAAGGTTCATACAAACAAAGACAGAAAGATATTGAAGGGTTGATGAAAGAAAGTATATAA
- a CDS encoding MurR/RpiR family transcriptional regulator yields the protein MNIIDLIKENENELSPQERKVIFFIKDNLNNFNNISIKNISKQLNVQESVITKSLSKIGIGGFKKLKLLLEDSYYSIDDKLIEKKNIDIYFSKLIENINSFKKSFNSDSIIKLSNLITSINPEIIFFATGKTAKIIEPFFFNLLELNFKVKLETSLYNHEIYDVKNKLIIIFTISGNNSKVFRYLNLIKEKNALKIIGISTNESFANDLLDDHIFGTVKSFFTDNSRSTPLIEKYTIQLICDALLLMIISKSSVKNLEMREKISTKNKE from the coding sequence ATGAATATAATTGATTTAATAAAAGAAAATGAGAATGAATTATCTCCACAAGAGAGGAAAGTTATATTTTTTATAAAAGATAACCTAAATAATTTTAATAATATATCAATAAAAAATATATCTAAACAATTAAACGTTCAAGAAAGTGTCATAACTAAATCATTATCAAAAATAGGAATTGGAGGGTTTAAAAAATTAAAACTCTTACTTGAGGATTCATATTATTCAATTGATGATAAACTCATTGAAAAGAAAAATATTGATATTTATTTTAGTAAATTAATTGAAAATATTAATTCTTTTAAAAAATCATTTAATAGTGATTCAATAATAAAATTATCAAATCTAATTACATCTATTAATCCAGAAATAATTTTTTTTGCAACAGGTAAAACAGCAAAAATTATTGAACCTTTCTTTTTCAATTTATTAGAATTAAATTTTAAAGTAAAATTGGAAACTTCTCTATATAATCATGAAATATATGATGTTAAAAATAAGTTGATAATTATTTTTACTATTTCTGGAAATAATTCAAAGGTCTTTAGGTATTTAAATTTAATTAAAGAAAAAAACGCTTTAAAAATAATAGGAATAAGCACAAATGAGAGTTTTGCAAATGACTTATTAGATGATCATATTTTTGGAACTGTAAAAAGTTTTTTTACAGATAATAGTAGATCAACTCCATTAATTGAAAAATATACAATTCAATTAATATGTGATGCACTTTTATTAATGATTATTTCAAAATCAAGTGTCAAGAATTTAGAAATGAGAGAAAAAATCTCAACTAAAAATAAAGAATAA
- a CDS encoding ABC-2 transporter permease: protein MKNKKNIFKIPFMNQIIIFKNQKVNWLIYISSLFIIFISELISSIIFTTNKNVQSTYLAINLIMIVNSIVILFITIYYSLTILFNQILDNTYKLELRYGISKRNIFFTRVIFILTILFSFLFISLIKSICFYLFFAINHKADILVYRIYISVYAWYTIFILLVFSVTILISMLLKKESTIGTIATLFSVILLVIVSSLGMISTLNSSSRIKQLNNIAINFSYSNHQYQEIQKDDEILNLYLALQESEFMSMSMQEVMAGYNTWDLEIQQSALVFKELSFEIKEIFENSNINSWENVYEFTDDYNNNFEQLAKLAKKAIKTKSDSKYKSVYNFVNKDIVNYFYYQELDLAYKPEKLNTNPELEEKIKNNYNPDEYLFTRALMNKLYYKTSDRLFEKMRISMITTDDIIAAQNLENIKNIFNPLRHITLMFQSIDYQNEVLINQIGASQMLFSSLNNIKIYSNDSQVTIKTKRYLNIEILYVFYTLISLLLIFGSYSIFIKKNNY from the coding sequence ATGAAAAATAAAAAGAATATATTTAAAATACCATTTATGAATCAAATAATTATTTTTAAAAATCAAAAAGTAAATTGATTAATATATATAAGTTCACTGTTTATTATTTTTATCTCTGAACTTATTTCATCAATTATTTTTACTACAAATAAAAATGTTCAAAGTACTTATTTAGCAATTAATTTAATTATGATAGTAAATTCAATAGTAATTTTATTTATTACAATTTATTACAGTTTAACGATATTGTTTAATCAAATCTTAGACAATACTTATAAATTGGAATTAAGGTATGGAATTAGTAAAAGAAATATTTTTTTTACTAGAGTTATATTTATATTGACAATTTTATTTTCATTTTTATTTATTAGTTTAATAAAATCAATTTGCTTTTACTTATTTTTTGCTATAAATCATAAAGCAGATATTTTAGTATATAGAATCTATATTTCTGTATATGCTTGATACACAATTTTTATTTTGCTAGTATTTTCAGTTACTATTTTAATTTCTATGTTATTGAAAAAAGAATCAACTATCGGAACTATTGCAACTCTGTTCTCAGTAATATTACTAGTAATAGTTAGTTCTTTAGGTATGATTTCAACTCTTAATTCTTCATCAAGAATCAAGCAATTAAATAATATTGCTATTAATTTTAGTTATTCAAATCATCAATATCAAGAAATTCAAAAAGATGATGAAATTTTAAACTTGTATCTTGCTTTACAAGAATCAGAATTCATGTCTATGAGTATGCAAGAGGTAATGGCAGGTTATAATACTTGAGATTTAGAAATTCAACAAAGCGCTTTAGTATTTAAAGAATTATCTTTTGAAATAAAAGAGATTTTTGAAAATTCAAATATTAATTCATGAGAAAATGTATATGAATTCACTGATGACTATAATAATAATTTTGAGCAACTAGCTAAATTAGCAAAAAAGGCTATTAAAACTAAGAGTGATTCAAAGTATAAATCAGTTTATAATTTTGTTAATAAAGATATTGTCAATTATTTTTATTATCAAGAATTGGATTTAGCTTATAAACCTGAAAAATTAAATACTAATCCAGAATTAGAAGAAAAAATTAAGAATAATTATAATCCTGATGAGTACTTATTTACAAGAGCACTTATGAATAAGCTATATTATAAAACTTCAGATAGATTATTTGAAAAGATGAGAATTAGCATGATAACAACTGATGATATCATTGCTGCACAAAATCTTGAGAATATAAAGAATATATTTAATCCGCTTAGACATATTACTTTAATGTTTCAATCAATAGATTATCAAAATGAAGTTTTAATTAATCAAATTGGAGCAAGTCAAATGTTATTTTCTAGTCTAAATAACATAAAAATATATTCTAATGACTCACAAGTTACTATAAAAACTAAAAGGTATTTAAATATTGAAATATTGTATGTGTTTTATACACTAATCTCACTACTTTTAATTTTTGGATCATATTCAATTTTTATTAAGAAAAATAATTATTAG
- a CDS encoding ATP-binding cassette domain-containing protein — translation MIKISNLVYLYKNRKVVDISKLIIKQGEKIAIVGLNGAGKTTLVEIILKLKKLMREKLFLIGTIYQMLFFKIQILFQI, via the coding sequence ATGATAAAGATTTCAAATTTAGTTTATCTTTATAAAAATAGAAAAGTAGTAGATATTAGCAAATTAATAATTAAACAAGGAGAAAAAATTGCTATAGTTGGGCTTAATGGGGCAGGAAAAACTACTCTTGTAGAAATTATTTTAAAATTGAAAAAACTTATGAGGGAGAAGTTATTTTTGATAGGAACTATATATCAAATGCTGTTTTTCAAGATTCAAATTTTATTTCAGATATAA
- a CDS encoding P-loop NTPase family protein → MIKISNLVYVYKNRKVVDISKLIIKQGEKIAIVGLNGAGKLLL, encoded by the coding sequence ATGATAAAGATTTCAAATTTAGTTTATGTTTATAAAAATAGAAAAGTAGTAGATATTAGCAAATTAATAATTAAACAAGGAGAAAAAATTGCTATAGTTGGGCTTAATGGGGCAGGAAAACTACTCTTGTAG
- a CDS encoding ABC transporter ATP-binding protein encodes MIEIKNLTKIFKNGIGLHDINIKLNSGEITAILGPNGAGKSTLLKLIFREYKKDSGEIIYNIGNEDLKKFSFFTDHSLFPKNVSLNYFCMYNAQLSGIKSKDAKKRLEHLLKILDLEKYKNKSFKSLSAGMQKRAMLAATLINDPEFIFFDEPTANLDINSRKELINLIKNMKDKNKTIVITSHILDELQNIIDRVIIIDSGKIVLDKKYDKNKENLETLYFSIIKGQDESKSFDKLLEWNN; translated from the coding sequence ATGATAGAAATAAAAAATTTAACTAAAATTTTTAAAAATGGAATAGGTCTACATGATATAAATATAAAGTTAAATTCTGGTGAAATAACTGCCATTCTTGGACCAAATGGTGCAGGAAAGTCTACGCTATTAAAATTAATTTTTAGAGAGTACAAAAAGGATAGTGGTGAAATAATTTATAATATTGGAAATGAAGATTTAAAAAAATTTAGTTTCTTTACAGATCATTCTCTTTTTCCAAAAAATGTTTCTCTAAATTACTTTTGTATGTATAATGCACAGTTATCTGGAATTAAATCTAAAGATGCAAAAAAAAGATTGGAACATTTACTAAAAATATTAGATTTAGAAAAATATAAAAATAAATCTTTTAAATCTTTATCTGCAGGTATGCAAAAAAGAGCAATGCTTGCAGCGACTTTAATAAATGATCCTGAATTTATTTTTTTTGATGAGCCAACTGCAAACTTAGATATTAATTCTAGGAAAGAGTTAATTAATCTAATTAAAAATATGAAAGATAAAAATAAAACAATAGTTATCACAAGCCACATTTTGGATGAACTTCAAAATATAATAGATAGAGTTATAATTATTGATTCTGGAAAAATAGTTTTAGATAAGAAATATGATAAAAATAAAGAAAATTTAGAGACACTATATTTTAGTATTATAAAGGGACAAGATGAAAGTAAGTCTTTTGATAAATTATTGGAGTGAAATAATTAG
- a CDS encoding lipoprotein, translating to MKKILTLFTAFTLFASTSLSVISCETEKGFYLPDQPKNGEDIVNSLDNYFIEQERTRGIWSKELEECKYCSEDEQNAIKLKSEAWQRNSIYEAFILAFLSYKMTQLGYDYLESKKIPEQTYIIYNLSIFDDFVGYRQKDETLNNNTKDYILEIQKWAKKEVIHE from the coding sequence ATGAAAAAAATATTAACTTTATTTACAGCATTTACATTATTTGCTTCAACCTCGCTTTCTGTTATTTCTTGTGAAACGGAAAAGGGATTTTATTTACCAGATCAACCAAAAAATGGAGAAGATATTGTAAATAGTTTAGATAATTATTTTATTGAGCAAGAGCGCACGAGAGGGATTTGATCAAAGGAACTTGAGGAATGTAAATATTGTAGTGAAGATGAACAAAATGCAATAAAATTGAAAAGTGAAGCTTGACAAAGAAATTCAATCTATGAAGCATTTATTTTAGCTTTTTTATCTTATAAAATGACACAATTAGGATATGACTATTTAGAGTCTAAAAAAATACCTGAACAGACTTATATCATATATAATCTCTCTATTTTTGATGACTTTGTTGGTTATCGACAAAAAGATGAAACTTTAAATAATAATACAAAAGATTATATATTAGAAATTCAAAAATGAGCAAAAAAAGAAGTCATTCACGAATAG
- a CDS encoding ABC transporter ATP-binding protein — protein MKNDSNILLKNVIKNKILNDINISIIKGQTVAIMGYSGSGKTTLLNLMSGLDTPDSGTIIINGTTINLIKEPRLTEFRSKNISYIFQDYKLIEYLSINENITLIQDINKIKINKNKFDNICKKLNITNLLDKKVSQLSGGQKQRVAIARALIGDNDFIFADEPTGALDMMTRDVIIKELIENSKVFNKTLVVVTHDPMVAKWMEKVIFIDDHKIESINERMNVNDIELKMESLFKNV, from the coding sequence ATGAAAAACGATTCAAACATTTTATTAAAAAATGTAATTAAAAACAAAATATTAAATGATATTAACATATCAATTATTAAAGGACAAACAGTAGCAATAATGGGTTATAGTGGTTCAGGTAAAACAACGTTATTGAATTTAATGTCTGGACTAGATACTCCTGATTCAGGAACAATAATTATTAACGGCACAACAATAAACTTGATAAAAGAACCACGTTTAACAGAATTTAGATCAAAAAATATCTCGTATATTTTTCAAGATTATAAATTGATTGAATATTTATCTATAAATGAAAATATTACATTAATACAAGATATAAATAAAATTAAAATAAATAAAAACAAATTTGATAATATTTGTAAAAAATTAAATATTACAAATTTATTAGATAAAAAAGTAAGTCAACTTTCAGGTGGTCAAAAGCAGAGAGTGGCAATTGCTAGAGCTTTAATTGGTGATAATGATTTTATTTTTGCAGACGAACCAACAGGAGCTTTAGATATGATGACTAGAGATGTAATAATAAAGGAATTAATTGAAAACTCTAAAGTATTTAATAAAACTTTAGTAGTTGTAACTCATGACCCCATGGTAGCAAAATGAATGGAAAAGGTTATCTTTATTGATGATCATAAGATTGAATCAATAAATGAAAGAATGAATGTTAATGATATTGAATTAAAAATGGAATCACTTTTTAAAAATGTTTAG